A region of the Drosophila subpulchrella strain 33 F10 #4 breed RU33 chromosome 3L, RU_Dsub_v1.1 Primary Assembly, whole genome shotgun sequence genome:
CGACCAGAAAAGTTTAGAAACGGCCAACAGAACATGTGGGTCATGTTCGCATTTCTTGAGGGCATCCACTGACTTGGTCTTTCGCTGAGGCTTAGTTTCCATGAAGATGGCCTCCGCCCATAGTTCGCCGGCATTAGGACATTCCTGCAGTGCTCTGGCCATCATGGTACTGGCAATCTCCTTGAGACCCGCACGCAATTCCACTCTAATGGCCTCCAGCCAGAGAACAGCCACCTTAGGATTGCGCAAACGACCCCGTTCTAAAATGGAACGGGCCTTTGTCAGCACTCCTTTGCGCTCTTCCAAGTTAGCGGATAAAATCCACAGGGGGATGGATGTGGGACACTTTTTCAGACCCTGAGTGTAGGTGACAGCCGCATCATCCGTTCGTCGCTGTTGTTCCTCTATTTGACCTTTCATCATCCAGAGCTTTGGGAAATCTGGGAACACTTCCACTGCTTCTTCTAGCAGCCGTAGCGCTTCGTCAAATCTCTCTAAAGCCCATTCCAAGCGAGCTGACTTCATCATCACCCTAGGCGTGGGCGCAGAGCCTCTAGCCTTGGCCAACAAACGTCTTGCACGCTCATATTCCGAGTTCTCAGATTCCAACTTGACGGCTGCCAACCAAATGTCTTCGGAATTAGGATTGGCCTGGAAGGCCAGGGAGAGAATGCCTCTTGCCGCTGGAACGTCTCCAGCCATCCACTTGGATTTTGCTCCCATCAACCAGAGAATTTCCGATTTAGGGCAATGGGCCACAGCTCTCTGCAACAAGGCCTCTAGGGACTCGCGAGTGCCATGGTTTTTCTCAAAGTAGGCGGCTCTTAACCAGATGCTCTTTTTGGAGGGGAAAATCTGTAGGGCATGAGCATAGACAGCACGAGCACACTCAAAAGCATTTTCCTTGGCGCACTGAAAGGGTAAAagatatttgaaaaaataaatttattaatttgaagTCATCAAAGGCAAACATATTTTCAATACTTACAAAGTCCGCATCATCGATCCAGGTCTGCTTGCGATCCTCTTCCTCCACTCCTATTCCGATGACGGCCTTCACAATTGATTGACAACAGTTAACTGCTCCCGATTTCTCCGCCTCAATGGCCTCCTGGAACCAGTGATCCCGGTTGATCTCCACCCCGTTGACAGTTAGAGACGTTAACGATCGATCGATGATCTTTTCCACCATGTGAATGTTACCATTGGCCTCCTCCAATTTAGCAGCCGTGGTCCAAATCTGTCGATCCGTGGGTATATTCTCACGAGCCTTGTTCAGCACCTTTCGGGCATTCTCATAGGTTTCCAAACGCGCGAGGGCCAACCAAAGTTCAACGCTGGTGTTGCAACACTCTACAGCGCGGGATAGTAGGATTCGTGCATCATCGGGATTCTCCAGCTCCACAGCAGCTTTCCATAGGCGAACTGAGTTCGGGATGTGCTCTAGAGCTTTTCTAAAAACCCTACGTTTGGCTTTCGTTTCCGATTCCAAGTCAGCTGCTTTAATCCAGATCCTAACTGAAGTCGGAATATGACGAGCAGCTTGCGCTATCACCGCTTTGGCTGTATCTGGCGGCTGAAGGCGTGCTGCCTCCAGCCAGAGATCCTCGGACTGGATATTCATCTCGCAGCCCCTCATGATCAGATTCCTGGCCATCTGAACCTTTCCAGTGACTTCCTCCAAACGAGCAGAGGCAATCCAAGCGGGTGGATGATTGGGATTCGTTTCCCTGACACTCTTAAGCAGCAAGCGAGCCTTTTTGATGTCGTTAATGTCGCCGCCATAGGTGGGAATCATGCTTTGCAGGTCGGTGAGGTAACCCTTAGGATCCACCACCGTTTGACCAGTCACGGAATCAGAAACCTGGGACAGCTTAACGTTCATAAGAGTGTTACGGGCCTGACCGATCTTCCGCAGATCCAGATCACCCGTGGGGGTTAACATGCCCGGAGTGGCTACACCAGGCACCATGGAGGCCAAACCTGAGGACGGATCCAACGTGGAGGACGACTCGCCACCAAGGTTTCTCGATATTAAGCTGTCTGGCAAGGGGGTAAACTTTTCGGCCCTGGGGTTTCTTTGCTTTCGGTTGCGACTATCGCCCACTTCCGGAATCGTAGACCACTCTTCCGATGTGACGCTGGCCAACGAACGTTTGAGGTCACTGAACTGCTGCTGGATCTTCGGTCGCTCCTGGCGATACCGCTCCAAATCCTCTCGCAACCTCCGATCACGATACTCCTTGCGCTTTTCATCCATTCGCTTGTCTATCGAATCGTAGATGGCGTCCGCCTCCTCGTCATCCTTGTCGTAGGGATCCTTTGAGAACAGGGAGCCACTGTAACCACTAAACTCGTCGTAGTTCGAGTCGTTCAAGTcttcgtcctcctcctcctcttcgtCCTTCTTTTTACGTTTGGTGGCCGGCGGGGCATGGCGATCGTCAGAAACGTCGTTGGCATCGCGGGCGGGACCAATATCGGACCGGGTGGTGAATCCCGTGGCTCTGAAATAGCAAAGATACCATTTAAATTGAGTTTTCGTACGTAAGAAGTGCATTCGATGATAGTCACCCTCGACCAACGCCGGCCACATAGCCCAGAGGAGCTGGAACGCCCAGGAAATGCTTCTTGTTGCGGTTAGCTATTACAGCTGCCGTTATGTTGGACATGTTGAAGTACTTCTAAATCAATTTCAActtctttatttaatttatttcacaAATTGAAAGCGTATTAATTAGAGGTGCAGAAACATCGATGGaaacatcgatgcatcgatgtttttcaaatttctaaaaacatcgatgtttttttgGACCATCGATGTTTCTAGGGCCCTCACAGTtcaaagaagaagaagaacaaAAGCACGCTAAAGGCTTGTATTTTGTTACATTTTTCCtattttgttaataataatgtttaatTATTTACTTGCAACTATAGGAAATAATATGACTGGTGTAGGCGCGACGCTGCTTAAAACTTCAGCGATGGATAAGTTCTTGAATATTAGATCGCCGTACCCAGTTGAAGTCCGGTATCGATGACCAACTTATGTTTGTTAACAAAAATTATCAAAGCTTTGCAAAGTTATCCCTTTAGAATCTAAGATGATCTCAATGGACTcaacttttgtttttatttcttagcACATTACTTGAataaattaattgtttttctaGTCTTAATACAAATtccattaatattttttaaattaatacaattacggaaaacatcgatgttttttgaaaaacaccgatgtctgcaaacatcgatgtttctgcaCCTCTAGTGTTAATGCGTGGTTAGTGATGCAAGCAACATCAAACATCGGTAAGCCGATAACAGCTAAACTATCGATATCGTCAAATTAACCGGGAGGTTGTCCCCGCTACTTCGGAAGGGTGTATCCGCTTATCAAACCAGACAAAACGAATTTTTTAGGCGATAATGGCAAGATGCACAGCTGCAAATTATATAGTCTGTCCCCGACTTACTTCGACTCCGGTCGCGCCGACGCTATTATTCGAAAATAGTGTCAGGAACtactctctctttctctctaaTATAAACTCTActaaaattaagtaataatGATAACATGTTGTTTAAAGGTGATGAATTTACCTAGCTGCCGTCTTGgaattatgattttttttactcGCTGCCGTCATCTGTAAATTGTTGATGAATTTTTCGCAGAGGTCTGCCTAGCTGCCGTCATTGATGAATTGTTGATGAAATATTCAGTGACTGCCGTCTTCAATGACAACAACGTTTTACAACATTTTGCGTGCCATTAAAAACCTAGCAGCTGTCACCAATAAATTCTTGATGAATTTTTGACTGATGACAGCCTTGCTTTTATCGTCGATGAATAGTTAATAACAGCCCAGCTGATGTCTTCGATGAATTCTTGATGAATTTTTGACTGATGACATCGATGAATTGTGGCTAATGTCGTCGTTGAAATACTGGTGAATTTTTAACTGATAACAGCCAGCTGACGTCAtcaatgaatttttaattaaagcttAGCTTTTAGTTACAGCCTAGTTGCTGTCATCGATGAATTTTTCTCTTTGTAGTTTGTAATTTGTATCCAATTCCATATGTAAGCATATTTTAGCAGATAATTGTTGGTTTCATCAATCATTCTAATGATAATGAATGCATGAttcatcaacaacatcaaaGGTTTTTATTAAGGTGTTATTAATTCTTAAAAGGGTCCAAACGGCTATAATTTGTGGAAATTCTTGTGGCGTTTCTGCTGGCTCATTATAGTCCCTATTCATTTTTCACTAAGCTTTTATGAACGGAAATCTTATCCATGATCTATTTTCTAAAAGCAATGAAGAAAATGCCGATCAGCTGTTTTCGCTTAAAAGAAATGTATGTGAACAAAAATCAGCTTGAAACTCCAACGCAAACACGCAGCTATAGTGTAAGCGTGCTATTATCATTTATCGATTAGCAAAAATACTGCGGCTCGATTATCAATCTCTAGTTTGTACCGGTTATCGTTGCAAGAAAAATCTGAAATCGGAGTATTTCTTCACATATAAACAATAACTTGGCAGAATTGGTGCATTTCTCTTGAGTTTTCGTAGAAAATAAACGCAGGATGCCCGTGCTGCCGATGCCTCCTCTTATGCAGGTAAATGACACCCAAATCACACTATCTAGGGGAGTGCAATCAGCAAAAATGGTGTATTTCTTGAACAATAGAACGCCGTGGAGCCGATGCAAGTGGATGCGCCGAACGAGGACAATGAGAACAACGAGGAGCAGCAGATTGTCGTGGAGAATCCCAGCATCGATCTCGAGGTGTACGCCAACCAATATGCCGGGATCGTGCGACTTCATCGCTTGATTTATGTGGCCGACGTCTGCCCGGTTTTGGCAGTGGAGGCACTGAAAATGGCTATCACCTACGTTCAGACCACCTACAACGTCAATCTGTACCAGGTGCTGCACAAGCGTTTGAGTGACCTGAATGCCGGGAACGCGCCAGCTCCGCCGGCGAATGCTGGCGGAGATCAGGGAGCAGCTGCAGGTCCTGCCGGTGCTCCAGCAGCTGCACCTCTTCCGGATATCGCTGCTCAACCTGTGGCCCAGGCTCAGGGACAGGCTCAGCCTGCTGGCGAGAAGGATGCCTTCGCTTACGACGCCGGGTGGGTAGACACCAAGATGAAGAAGGCGGCCCTAAAGCTGGAGAAGCTGGACTCCGACCTTAAGAACTACAAGTCCAATTCCATCAAGGAGAGCATTCGTCGGGGTCACGATGACCTGGCTGACCATTACCTTAGTTGTGGTGACCTCACCAATGCTCTGAAATGCTATTCCCGGGCCAGAGATTACTG
Encoded here:
- the LOC119555526 gene encoding pre-mRNA-processing factor 6, with translation MSNITAAVIANRNKKHFLGVPAPLGYVAGVGRGATGFTTRSDIGPARDANDVSDDRHAPPATKRKKKDEEEEEDEDLNDSNYDEFSGYSGSLFSKDPYDKDDEEADAIYDSIDKRMDEKRKEYRDRRLREDLERYRQERPKIQQQFSDLKRSLASVTSEEWSTIPEVGDSRNRKQRNPRAEKFTPLPDSLISRNLGGESSSTLDPSSGLASMVPGVATPGMLTPTGDLDLRKIGQARNTLMNVKLSQVSDSVTGQTVVDPKGYLTDLQSMIPTYGGDINDIKKARLLLKSVRETNPNHPPAWIASARLEEVTGKVQMARNLIMRGCEMNIQSEDLWLEAARLQPPDTAKAVIAQAARHIPTSVRIWIKAADLESETKAKRRVFRKALEHIPNSVRLWKAAVELENPDDARILLSRAVECCNTSVELWLALARLETYENARKVLNKARENIPTDRQIWTTAAKLEEANGNIHMVEKIIDRSLTSLTVNGVEINRDHWFQEAIEAEKSGAVNCCQSIVKAVIGIGVEEEDRKQTWIDDADFCAKENAFECARAVYAHALQIFPSKKSIWLRAAYFEKNHGTRESLEALLQRAVAHCPKSEILWLMGAKSKWMAGDVPAARGILSLAFQANPNSEDIWLAAVKLESENSEYERARRLLAKARGSAPTPRVMMKSARLEWALERFDEALRLLEEAVEVFPDFPKLWMMKGQIEEQQRRTDDAAVTYTQGLKKCPTSIPLWILSANLEERKGVLTKARSILERGRLRNPKVAVLWLEAIRVELRAGLKEIASTMMARALQECPNAGELWAEAIFMETKPQRKTKSVDALKKCEHDPHVLLAVSKLFWSEHKFSKCRDWFNRTVKIDPDLGDAWAYFYKFELLHGTESQQQEVLDRCISAEPTHGESWCRVSKNIQNWQFKTPEVLRAVVRELSIPI